The following are encoded together in the Tripterygium wilfordii isolate XIE 37 chromosome 3, ASM1340144v1, whole genome shotgun sequence genome:
- the LOC119987028 gene encoding transcription repressor OFP1-like: MGKYRLRLSDMIPNAWFYKLKEMARARNHNNINTTTTTTHSSMKTKQHNASTQQLKPNQPYHHHSYPRKSYYINRDLIPCESRFHNSPTNPKVSDPNLPDPPRKSSKKKHRRRPKGNSPKLVSSSVSAGCNCRATIWTKSDSPLESSPSPDLSGVSSDDPELQFSSPPPPPPPVPEFRSDQVLATNKTFDEMVSWSTSFGCEKHSSPSSKDIVIDMGDKFSVTKLNNLAGFDQISNLDLPPIITKPSKFSEAATKCRKSSVSIAVKEQKTSPVIRRLSVTSPGVRLRINSPRLMNRKIQGRKSLSSNSTSRSRRSLSDSLAIVKSSFNPQKDFRDSMVEMIMENNIRASKDLEELLACYLSLNSDEYHDLIIKVFKQIWFDLTDIRVK, from the coding sequence ATGGGGAAGTACAGGCTTAGATTGTCAGATATGATCCCAAATGCCTGGTTTTACAAGCTAAAGGAGATGGCCAGAGCCAGAAACCATAACAAcatcaacaccaccaccaccaccactcatTCTTCCATGAAGACAAAGCAACATAATGCTTCTACACAGCAACTCAAACCCAATCAACCCTACCATCACCACTCTTATCCTAGAAAGTCATACTACATCAACAGGGACCTTATTCCATGTGAGTCTAGATTTCACAATTCTCCCACAAACCCAAAAGTCTCCGACCCAAATTTGCCTGACCCACCAAGAAAATCATCCAAGAAAAAACACAGGAGAAGACCAAAAGGAAACTCACCCAAGCTTGTTAGCTCCTCTGTTTCTGCTGGTTGCAACTGCCGCGCTACGATATGGACTAAATCAGACTCTCCGTTGGAGTCCTCACCTTCTCCTGATCTCTCCGGTGTCTCTTCTGATGATCCCGAACTTCAATTCTCATcgcctccacctccacctccaccggTACCGGAATTCAGGTCTGATCAGGTACTTGCCACTAACAAAACATTTGATGAAATGGTATCTTGGTCTACCTCATTTGGCTGCGAAAAGCATTCGAGTCCCAGCTCCAAAGACATCGTAATCGATATGGGTGACAAGTTTTCGGTCACAAAATTGAATAATCTTGCTGGGTTTGATCAAATTTCCAATCTTGATCTTCCTCCAATCATAACCAAGCCATCAAAATTCAGTGAAGCAGCAACCAAATGCAGAAAGAGCTCTGTTTCCATTGCAGTGAAGGAGCAGAAAACAAGTCCCGTCATCAGGAGACTCTCTGTAACCTCACCTGGAGTGAGATTAAGAATCAATTCACCAAGACTGATGAACAGGAAAATTCAGGGTAGGAAGAGTTTATCATCGAATTCGACCTCGAGATCGAGGCGGAGCCTCTCTGATAGTCTGGCAATTGTGAAATCCTCCTTCAACCCCCAGAAAGATTTCAGGGattcaatggtggagatgatTATGGAGAACAATATCCGAGCATCAAAGGACTTGGAGGAGCTTCTAGCCTGCTatctttcattgaattctgatgAGTACCATGACCTTATTATCAAGGTTTTCAAGCAAATCTGGTTCGATTTAACAGATATCCGGGTGAAGTAG
- the LOC119994809 gene encoding U-box domain-containing protein 16-like, with translation MAISPQSFPPRKRRPPVSSFVTPKLSGRNLLQSVLELSREVSSFMPLQFLQKRNSLSIIRKSKLIAILFEELIGSPRFSFYSPSILLCFEEMYIVLQRIKALIEDCFNGCKMWLLMQNESVAASFHELTVELSTPLDVFPIKEFDLNEDVKELLILIRKQSSQTKVYIDPREDSLKQEVLAMLDRIKREIVPEHSKLAEIFGRLGLRDSLSCREEIEGLEDEVRNLVDDKSKSEVVALIGLVRYGKCVLFGTSTTSTSNFRRRKSISEMTVPSDFRCPISLELMRDPVVVMTGQTYDRESINLWIESGHNTCPKTGQTLAHNNLIPNLALKNLIAMWCRQHRIPFETADGNQKLNGVKTNKAALEATKMTASFLLNKLSVSQSMEECNGVVYELRILAKANSVNRACIAEAGAIPLLVRYLGSDVASKLPNLQVNAVTTILNLSILEANKTRIVETDGALNGVIEVLLSGATWEAKGNAAATIFSLSVVHSYRGKLGRKTSVIKGLTDLARDGPTGSRRDAMVAILNLAGDRETVGKLVEGGVVEMAIDVMSALPEEAVTILEALVRRGGLVAIAPAHSAIRKLGLLLREGTDISRESAAATLVTICRKGGSDMVGELAAIRGIERVIWELMGAGTVRARRKAGTLLRILRRWAAGLDGQLMEGYRGTTVTPSRTTLTT, from the coding sequence TCAATTCCTCCAGAAACGCAATTCTTTGTCAATTATACGCAAATCGAAGCTAATCGCGATCTTATTCGAGGAGTTAATTGGCAGTCCACGATTTAGTTTTTATTCACCGTCGATTCTTCTCTGTTTCGAAGAAATGTACATTGTTTTACAGAGAATCAAGGCTCTAATTGAGGATTGCTTTAACGGATGCAAGATGTGGTTGTTGATGCAAAACGAGTCGGTGGCCGCAAGTTTTCATGAGTTGACGGTGGAATTGTCGACACCGTTGGATGTATTTCCCATTAAAGAGTTTGATTTAAACGAAGATGTCAAAGAGCTTCTTATTCTGATCAGAAAACAGAGTTCGCAGACGAAAGTGTACATAGATCCACGAGAAGATAGTCTCAAGCAAGAGGTATTAGCCATGCTTGATCGGATTAAAAGAGAGATCGTACCTGAACATTCAAAACTAGCTGAAATTTTTGGCAGGTTAGGTTTGCGCGATTCGTTGAGTTGCAGAGAAGAAATTGAGGGTTTAGAAGATGAGGTCCGCAACCTAGTCGACGATAAATCCAAGTCGGAGGTGGTGGCTCTGATCGGACTCGTTCGCTATGGAAAATGCGTCCTCTTTGGAACATCAACGACGTCGACCTCCAATTTCCGGAGGCGAAAGTCGATATCTGAGATGACTGTGCCGTCGGATTTCCGATGCCCGATAAGCCTCGAGCTTATGCGGGACCCAGTGGTCGTGATGACAGGTCAGACGTACGATCGCGAGTCTATCAACTTGTGGATTGAATCAGGACATAACACGTGTCCCAAGACAGGTCAGACCCTGGCCCATAACAACTTGATACCTAACCTTGCTTTGAAGAATCTAATAGCCATGTGGTGCCGCCAGCACCGGATACCTTTCGAAACCGCGGACGGCAACCAAAAGTTAAACGGCGTTAAAACAAACAAGGCTGCGTTGGAGGCTACTAAGATGACGGCGTCATTTCTGCTCAACAAACTCTCCGTCTCACAGTCAATGGAAGAATGTAACGGCGTCGTTTACGAGCTTCGGATTCTAGCGAAAGCAAACTCGGTTAACCGAGCCTGCATCGCGGAAGCTGGAGCTATTCCTTTGCTTGTAAGGTATTTAGGCTCGGATGTTGCTTCAAAGCTCCCCAATCTACAAGTCAACGCCGTCACAACAATTCTCAACCTTTCCATTCTGGAAGCAAATAAAACCAGGATCGTAGAGACTGACGGAGCATTAAACGGAGTCATCGAGGTCCTATTATCGGGCGCCACGTGGGAAGCAAAGGGTAATGCGGCAGCTACGATATTCAGTTTATCCGTTGTGCACTCATACCGGGGGAAACTAGGGAGAAAGACAAGTGTCATAAAAGGTCTGACAGATTTAGCTAGAGATGGACCCACGGGTTCGAGAAGGGATGCCATGGTGGCAATATTGAATTTGGCGGGAGACAGAGAAACAGTTGGGAAGTTAGTTGAAGGAGGAGTGGTGGAGATGGCAATTGATGTGATGAGCGCGTTACCGGAGGAGGCGGTGACGATTCTAGAAGCGTTGGTTAGAAGAGGTGGTTTAGTAGCCATCGCCCCAGCCCATAGTGCAATCAGGAAATTGGGTTTATTACTAAGAGAGGGAACAGACATCTCCAGAGAAAGCGCCGCCGCAACTCTTGTTACAATTTGTCGAAAGGGAGGTTCGGATATGGTAGGAGAGCTCGCAGCGATACGTGGAATTGAGAGAGTGATTTGGGAATTGATGGGTGCAGGGACAGTGAGGGCAAGAAGGAAGGCAGGGACATTGTTAAGGATACTAAGGAGATGGGCTGCCGGACTGGATGGTCAGTTAATGGAGGGATATAGGGGTACAACTGTGACTCCCTCAAGAACAACGTTGACAACCTAA